From Toxorhynchites rutilus septentrionalis strain SRP chromosome 2, ASM2978413v1, whole genome shotgun sequence, a single genomic window includes:
- the LOC129764494 gene encoding uncharacterized protein K02A2.6-like: MNVSVSDQMCDRERNKILFALNTKYRELFAENLQHPMEGFEANIVVRDHASPVFYKPYDVPFSLREKVSEELDRLVREDVLRSVQHSDWASPIVVVPKADGSVRICMDCKVTVNKVICNEHYPLPNINDVFANMSGYKYFAKLDLQGAYMQIKVTEKSQKFLVVNTHKGLYAFTRLPFGISSAASTFQRIMDEILTGIEGVQSYLDDIMIGSDTIEGLIATTYEVLDRKMKKHKVKVNLSKSEFLVREFQYLGHKVSERGLSPSDEKVKAIKEAPRPRDVSQLKSFLGMINYYSKFVPNLSMKLSPLYALLKKNVRFEWNDQCEKVFSECKKLLLSHKLLALYNPELPIVIICDASSNGVGAVLCHKLGGIEKPVFYVSSTLSVSEKNYPNLHREALAVVFGLTKFFKYIYGKSFTVVTDNKPLASIFDFKKGIPSLTVTRLQKYVHMLSIFDFNIEYRPGSKVSNADALSRLPIQGETGIADVADLRWLSGEAEVVDLELIGQATQDDPRMKELFLCVRDGWKESAIPADLKFYFSNQGCLSLYKNCVIYSERVIVPKSCRKRNLELLHGCHLGVIRMKQAARRFVYWQGLDKQIEEFVQQCEVRSSMGRTVKKKFSEWPKALCPFDRIHLDFFHLAGRTFLVMIDAYSKWMDIRMMHRTDAEALINVLNSIFRIFGICGTIVSDNGPPLTSNAFSEYAKSMRIKFMKSPAYSPESNGLAERAVQTAKNGIKKLLVDPKFNHKKLAEIDEIFLFSYRNSYSQAIDCTPASKVFSFIPKTDLESNLKPNVETIKKKVSFKEDVNSKKNHAKIESKFKVGDLVWYKSEIRSTRSWLEAKIVGVNSTNTSYVDVNGALRLASRNQLKLRMTKREDYIYPKVVNKRRVSTPDQPRSPRSVSVDSPRRSPEIAVEIRRSKRVGKRPDRFCLGSL; this comes from the coding sequence ATGAATGTGTCGGTGAGTGACCAGATGTGTGATCGTGAAAGAAATAAGATACTTTTTGCGTTAAATACCAAGTACCGTGAGTTATTCGCAGAAAATCTGCAGCATCCAATGGAAGGTTTTGAAGCTAATATTGTTGTGAGAGACCATGCGTCTCCAGTGTTTTACAAGCCGTATGATGTGCCGTTTTCACTCAGAGAGAAGGTCTCAGAGGAGTTAGATAGGTTGGTGAGAGAAGATGTTCTTAGATCTGTTCAACACAGCGATTGGGCATCACCAATCGTAGTGGTTCCTAAGGCAGACGGCAGCGTGAGAATCTGTATGGATTGTAAGGTGACAGTGAACAAAGTCATTTGCAATGAGCATTATCCGTTACCGAATATTAACGATGTGTTCGCCAATATGAGTGGATATAAGTATTTCGCTAAGTTGGATCTACAGGGTGCGTATATGCAGATTAAGGTTACAGAAAAGTCGCAAAAATTTTTAGTTGTGAACACTCACAAAGGTCTGTATGCGTTTACTAGATTACCTTTTGGAATCTCGAGTGCAGCATCCACTTTCCAAAGGATTATGGATGAAATCTTAACCGGAATAGAGGGAGTTCAGAGTTATCTGGACGATATTATGATAGGGAGCGATACTATTGAGGGTTTGATTGCTACAACATACGAAGTACTTGATCGAAAAATGAAAAAGCACAAAGTCAAGGTCAACTTGAGCAAGAGTGAATTTCTAGTGAGAGAATTTCAGTATCTAGGGCACAAGGTGTCAGAGAGGGGTCTCAGTCCGTCGGATGAGAAAGTTAAAGCGATCAAGGAAGCTCCACGTCCAAGGGATGTCTCCCAGTTGAAATCGTTCTTAGGAATGATTAATTATTATTCGAAGTTTGTTCCGAATCTGTCGATGAAGCTCAGTCCACTTTATGCGCTGCTGAAGAAAAACGTTCGTTTTGAATGGAATGACCAATGTGAGAAAGTTTTCAGTGAGTGTAAGAAGCTTTTGCTTAGCCACAAGCTGTTGGCGTTGTATAATCCCGAGTTACCCATTGTGATCATCTGTGATGCGAGTTCTAATGGGGTTGGAGCAGTGTTGTGCCACAAATTAGGAGGGATAGAGAAGCCTGTATTTTATGTGTCAAGTACTCTTTCAGTGTCGGAAAAAAATTATCCGAATCTTCATCGAGAGGCACTCGCGGTAGTATTTGGTTTAACGAAGTTTTTCAAATACATTTACGGAAAAAGTTTTACAGTTGTAACAGATAATAAGCCATTGGCGAGTATTTTCGATTTCAAGAAAGGTATTCCATCGTTAACCGTCACTAGATTGCAAAAATATGTCCACATGTtgtcgattttcgatttcaacattGAGTATCGACCGGGTTCGAAAGTCTCGAATGCCGATGCCTTAAGTAGGTTGCCGATTCAGGGTGAGACAGGGATAGCAGATGTAGCTGATCTTCGCTGGTTAAGTGGCGAAGCGGAAGTGGTCGATCTAGAGTTGATAGGTCAGGCTACTCAGGATGACCCGAGAATGAAAGAGCTTTTTCTGTGTGTGAGAGACGGATGGAAAGAGAGCGCAATTCCAGCCGATTTGAAATTTTACTTTTCGAATCAGGGCTGTTTATCGCTGTACAAAAACTGTGTGATCTATTCTGAGAGAGTAATTGTTCCAAAGTCTTGTCGGAAACGTAACTTAGAGTTGTTGCATGGATGTCACCTTGGTGTCATTCGCATGAAACAGGCAGCTCGTAGATTTGTATATTGGCAAGGCTTAGATAAGCAAATCGAAGAATTCGTTCAACAATGTGAGGTACGCAGTAGTATGGGCAGAACCGTCAAGAAGAAGTTCTCTGAATGGCCAAAAGCTCTTTGTCCCTTCGATCGAATACATTTGGACTTTTTCCACTTAGCAGGGAGGACGTTTCTGGTTATGATTGATGCCTATTCGAAATGGATGGACATCAGAATGATGCATAGGACGGATGCGGAAGCATTGATCAACGTGCTGAATTCAATATTCAGAATTTTCGGAATTTGTGGTACCATAGTCAGTGATAATGGACCTCCATTGACTAGTAACGCCTTCTCGGAGTACGCTAAATCAATGAGGATAAAGTTCATGAAAAGTCCAGCTTATTCACCTGAAAGCAATGGACTTGCTGAGAGAGCGGTGCAGACTGCAAAAAATGGGATTAAGAAGCTTCTTGTCGATCCGAAATTTAATCACAAAAAGTTAGCGGAAATTGATGAAATATTTCTATTTAGCTACCGTAACAGTTACAGTCAGGCCATAGATTGTACGCCTGCTAGTAAGGTCTTTTCGTTCATTCCAAAAACGGATCTCGAGTCAAATTTGAAACCGAATGTTGAAACAATAAAGAAGAAAGTTAGTTTTAAGGAAGATGTTAATAGTAAGaaaaatcatgcaaaaattgaatCAAAATTTAAAGTAGGTGATCTGGTGTGGTATAAAAGTGAGATTAGAAGTACCAGATCATGGCTCGAAGCAAAGATTGTTGGAGTCAATAGTACTAACACGTCTTACGTGGACGTTAACGGAGCCTTGAGATTAGCGAGCAGGAATCAGTTGAAATTGAGAATGACAAAGAGAGAGGATTatatttacccaaaagttgtaaACAAGAGAAGAGTGAGTACCCCTGATCAACCGAGATCTCCTAGAAGTGTAAGCGTTGATTCTCCAAGAAGATCTCCTGAGATAGCAGTTGAAATTCGCAGGAGTAAAAGAGTAGGAAAACGACCGGATAGATTTTGTTTAGGTTCCTTATGA